A section of the Engraulis encrasicolus isolate BLACKSEA-1 chromosome 8, IST_EnEncr_1.0, whole genome shotgun sequence genome encodes:
- the LOC134454256 gene encoding tapasin-like, which translates to MIFSVLLHVLFFSAVHLQSIHEVPWLPCQFVDEHFQFDSDGHREARYEHRNAVLQFGQQGDRPVHSEVITFLITGSKVDMRRYVKGEVDSLLCEVRRHNTSVVARWPGHGAQEHDTWFTCTLRHNEGLYVATTFLRHSPSDINAPRPESGIWATIADRETVITSAVMVVSSSTPTVNVGLVKEQMLNCEFAVDHKSPRITVEWRLQRRGERTKLFSYSGHTGQVEGSGVAVKAIGRGDASLKIPLTKHASEGTYICSVYVPPLYGSHDIALHIMEPPRVSLTVSAELSLAVGEEQKVLCEAATYYPLDVRMEWLKESTVPGASRMPEVLKQVLFSSHRHHLDGTYSLSAFFLLKPSLQDSGYRYTCRVEHASLQYPIRKSFTLTVTENDSLLWYALPVVVIVVLFGILVLLLSKLNAMREAQKRKPY; encoded by the exons ATGATTTTTAGTGTACTTCTTCATGTGCTGTTTTTCTCAG CTGTCCACCTGCAGTCTATTCACGAGGTCCCTTGGTTGCCATGCCAGTTTGTAGATGAACATTTCCAGTTTGACtcagatggacacagagaagccAGATATGAACATCGAAATGCCGTGCTGCAGTTTGGTCAGCAAGGGGATAGGCCTGTACATTCTGAAGTTATAACCTTCCTTATAACAG GATCTAAGGTGGACATGCGGCGATATGTTAAAGGAGAAGTTGACAGTCTCCTGTGTGAGGTCCGACGGCACAACACGAGTGTCGTGGCGCGCTGGCCTGGCCATGGTGCACAGGAGCATGACACCTGGTTTACCTGCACTCTGCGTCACAACGAAGGCCTATACGTGGCCACTACCTTCCTCAGACACAGTCCTTCCGACATCAATGCGCCACGGCCAGAGTCTGGAATCTGGGCAACCATTGCAGATCGAGAAACTGTCATCACCTCAG CTGTGATGGTCGTATCGAGCAGCACCCCCACTGTGAACGTTGGCCTGGTGAAAGAGCAGATGTTGAACTGCGAGTTCGCCGTGGACCACAAGTCGCCCCGCATCACCGTGGAGTGGCGGCTTCAGCGCAGGGGGGAACGCACCAAGCTGTTCAGCTACTCGGGCCACACTGGCCAGGTGGAGGGCAGCGGGGTCGCCGTGAAGGCCATCGGCAGGGGGGACGCCTCCCTCAAGATCCCCCTGACCAAGCACGCCAGCGAGGGCACGTACATCTGCTCGGTGTACGTTCCGCCACTCTACGGCAGCCACGACATCGCCCTGCACATCATGG AGCCGCCACGTGTGTCCCTGACTGTGAGTGCAGAGCTGTCATTGGCTGTGGGTGAGGAGCAGAAGGTGTTGTGCGAGGCGGCGACCTACTACCCTCTCGACGTGCGCATGGAGTGGCTGAAGGAGTCAACGGTGCCGGGAGCAAGCCGCATGCCAGAG GTGTTGAAGCAGGTCCTGTtctccagccaccgtcaccacCTGGATGGCACCTACTCCCTCTCCGCCTTCTTCCTGCTCAAGCCCTCGCTGCAGGACTCAGGCTACCGCTACACCTGCCGGGTGGAGCACGCCTCGCTCCAGTACCCCATACGCAAGAGCTTCACCCTCACCGTCACTG AAAATGATTCACTACTGTGGTACGCTCTccctgttgttgttattgtggttCTATTCGGAAtactggtgctgctgctctccaaGCTAAATGCAA TGCGAGAGGCGCAAAAG AGGAAGCCTTATTGA